AGAGAACGGCGGCGGTCAGCGCAGTCGCCAGTCGAACCGAGTAGAAGATCGTCATCAACCCCGAGAAGGCGGCCTCGTAGGTGCCCGACCCGCCGGGCGTCGGCGACAGCGTGGCAATCGTCGACAGGGTGACGATGAAGTAGATCGGAACGAACCGCGGTTCGATTCCCATCGAGAGGAATACGAAGTACAGCGAGATGATCTGGGCGACGATTGCGAGATGTGAGATCAAGACGGTCTCCAGCAGGAAGATTCGGTCGTTGCCTGCCTCGTGAAATATGGTTTCGACTTCGAGGATGCTCTCCCGAATCGACTCGAACAGCCTCTCACCCCGCCCGATTCGGCGTTCGATCCAGTCGACGACGCCGATTACAGTGCCGCCAAGCGTCTTGGTGTCGGACCACAGCAGATACGCACCGATACCGCCCACCGTCAGGATGACCGCGGCGATCACACCAATCCGAAACAGGAACTCACTCAGCGTCGTGATCACCGAGAGATAGAGAATCCCACCGAGTGTGAACGTAAAAAACGGGGCGGCGTTGATGATGTCCGACGACACCACCGAGGTCAGCGCCCGCTCGTAGTCGGTGCCGGTCGACTCCGAGATGATATAGGCCATGATCGGCTCGCCGCCGAACTGTCCCAGCGGGGTAATCGAGTTCAGAAAATGCCCCGTGAGGAACATGCGAATCGTCTGGGAGACGGTTGCGGGAATCCCCAACTTGTCGAAAAACCGGTGCCAGACCCACGCCCAGACGAGGAGTGACGAAAAGCCGACGCCGAGTGCCACCAAAAACAGCGAAAGATCAGCGTCTCGAAGGGAGACCAGAAACTCCCCGAGGTCCGCAAAGTAGAGCAGAATGACGAACAGCAGCCCAGTGACTCCGTACCAGAGCCACTCTCGTCTCGTCAAGCCATCTCGTAGGGATCGGTCAATCACGTTTTGTCTCCATGCTATGGATCGGGTTCTCAGGGGAGGGTTCTGCCCTCACATATAAGATGTCTTTGTTACTACCTACAGATCACTGCACAATCATGTCTCACTTCTGTGTCAGCGGTAGCCCAAGGCTTCGAGCCGCTCTTCTACCGCCTCGTCGGCGTCAGGTCCGCTCTCGCTACCGTCTCCAACATCAACCTCGCCGATCTCGTCGACGGCCTGCTTGAGATCGGCCGGAACCGGGACCGTCTCGCCCGTGTCGAGATCGGTCGCCTCGTAGCGTGAGTTGCCGTCCTCACCGGTTGATTTGACGACTTTCGTCCCGTCGCGCGTGACGTATCGCTGCTGTCTGTAGTAGTCGTCCCACTCCGCGCTTGGAATGTAACCGGTGAAGTTCTCGGGGAACTCGTAGCCACCTCTAACGGTCTCCTGAAACACCTCGGGCCGCGTCGACTCGATGCCTGCGTAGTAGGGAATGAGGTCGTGGAGTGCCCGTAGCTCTATCGGCCGCGGTTCTCGCCCAGGTTCTATATCTGGATGTGCGACCATCAACACCGGATGAATAACCGACTCAGCCACGGTAAACTGGTGACCAAAGACGCCGTCTTCGCCCAACGCTTGGCCGTGGTCCGACAGCAACACCACGACGGTATCCTCGCTGAGATCGTTGGTATCGAGCGCATCAGTAATTCGGCCCACGAGATCGTCGGTGTAGTCGACCGATGCGTCGTACATCTTTTCGAGTTCCCCGAAGTCGATATCATCCTTCGTGAACATGTCTTTCTGCCGATGGGGAACAGCCGACTCATCGGTCACTCCGTGTTTGTCGACGTACTCCTGCGGGGGATGATACGGCTCGTGGGGCTCCATCAGATTCACATAGCAGAAGAAGTTCTCCTCGGGGTTCCGCTCGGCGAGATACTGCTCGACGGCCCCAACGGTCTCCTCGGATTTACAGGAGTCATCGATGCCGAACAGTTGGAAGGTCCGGTCGATCTGTCGACCGAGGATTCGCTTGGGGAGCGTGCCGAGTTTGTCGTACAGTTTGGTCGAGAGTTTGGCGATCCGTCGACTGAGCGAGTTGTCGGCCGCGAGAAAATTCTCGACGGTGTCGAAGCCGTCGGTCATCCCTTTGTGTGGCGTGATCCAGACGTTCGGGGTGATCGCGCTGGTGGTGTATCCGGCGTCGCTGAGCGCCGAAATAAACGTCTCGTGATCCCCGGTGGCGTAGCTTCGCGCGTGGGTCGTGCCATGGTCCCACGGATACAGTCCAGTGAACATCGATGCGTGGGACGGCAGCGTCCACGGCGCTTGTGTGGTGGCGTTCTCGAAGACGACCGATCTGTCGGCGACCGCCTGAATGTGCTCAGTGAAGTCGACGTCCTCGTTGTACGCCGAGACCCGGTCCGTACGCAAGGAGTCCAAAACGAGGAAGACGACGTTTTTTCGGCCCGAAACAGCGTCCATATAGTATTCTCTACAGTAGCACGCAGTTAGTAACCGTGGTTCAGTTTCAGTGACTGGGCTCCTACGCGTAGTTTATAAGCACGCATCCGATGAGCAAAGACAAGAGCCGTCTATGAGTCCGAAAGTTGCGATTGTCTACTGGTGTGACGGGGCCGGCCACGCAGCCAGAAGTATTCCAGTCGCCAAGGAGTTGGAATCTCGGGGCGTCGACGTCGTCATCGGCGGCGGCGGCCAAGGCGAGAAATTCGTCTCGATGAACGGCTTCGACCAGCCGCCGTTCACCAAGGTCTCGGTCGCGGGCAGCACACCACGGGCGTTTCTCGAACACACCCTATTCGATCTTATCCCCTCCGCAGTGCGACGGTTTCGGGAGATCTACCGCTGGCTGAAAACCGAGGAGCCGGAGACGCTTGTCACCGACGACATCTTTGCGATGTTCGCCGCCGTGCTGTTGGGCATCGACTTTTACCGCATCGACCATCTGACGACGGATCTCTTTGGCCCAGTATGGGGCACACCGCTCAAAATCTATAACGCGGTCTCACTCCAGTTCAGCGACGGGATCATTGTCACTTCGCTGTGGGAAGACGAACCCGATCCCCCCGGAATCACGCGCGTCGGACCACTCGCTCAGGAGGGTGACGCCGAGGAAGGTGAAGCCAACGCCGAGTCGACCATCGAGCCCTACGATGTGCTGCTCAATCCGGGCACCCACGGCGAGGATTTCGACGAAATCCGGCGTCGCTTGGAGCGAATGGGGTACGATGTGCGAACTGTGGGCGACGACGAGTGGGAGACCAAACCCACGATGACGCCCTACACTGCGGCAGCGGATGTCGTCGTCTGTACCGGCTTTTCCTCGATTGCCGATACCGTCGTTGCGGGCACGCCCTGTGTCATCTATCCGTTCTTACCGTTCCAGAAGGCGATTGCCGACAGGGCCGACACGATGGGGATCGAGGGGATCTCAAAAGCTACCTCAGTCGAGCACGTCATCGACCGGGTGGTTGAGTACTGTGGGTCGGACGTCCAGCCCAGCTACGACAACGGTGCTCCGGCGTTCGTCGACCGTGTGTTGGCCGACAGAGAGTAGCGCTGGGGACGCAGGTCAGGACAGATGATATAAGGAAGTCGACACAGAAGGGAAAAACAATAAATGAAAATCGGGTTTTTCACCGATAGCTACTTTCCCGGTATCGATGGGGTAACGTACACGATCAAGGCGTGGCGACAGCGGCTCGAAGCCCGCGGCCACGAGGTGTACGTCATCTACCCCGACAGTAGCTACAGCCCCAGTCAACACGAAATCCCCGTTCGCTCGCTCCCCAACCCCTTCTACAGCCAGTACCGACTCCCAATCTACACCCCGCTCTCGAAGCTGCCGGAGCTCGATATCGTCCACTGTCACGGCCCGGCGACGACCGGCCTGTTGGGTCGACGCTACGCGAAGAAACACGACGTTAAATCGGTGTATACCCACCATACGCCAATCGAGGACTACCTGATCGGCGCGCTCAAGTTCGAATCGCTCTCCCAGCTGGTGGGTGATCTGTATGTCGCCTACGAGAATCGGTTCCTCCAGTCGTTCGACTGCGTGACCGCCTCGACCTCCCGCATCCGGCGGAACGTCGACCATCGCCAACTCCCGGTCGGCATCGAGATGGACGTCTTCGAGCCACAAGCGGGCACGATGTTCGACGGCGAGCGACCGGTGATCGGCTACACTGGTCGCATGAACGAGAAGAAGAATATCGACGAAATCCTTCGGCTGGCTGAAGCCTGTCCGGAGTATCGGTTCGTTCTCGGTGGCGAAGGACCGGCGAAGGCCAAACTCGAACGCATGGCTCCGGACAACGTGGAGTTTCGGGAGTTCCTGCCGCGCGATAGGCTGCCGAACTACTACTCTTCAATAGACGTCTTCATTACGGCGTCGACCTGCGACACGCTGGGGTTGTCGACGCTCGAAGCCAACGCCTGCGGCACCCCGGTTGTGGCGGCCGACGTCCCACCGTTCGAGACGACCATCGGCGAGCAGAACGGGGCTCGGTTCGAATACGGCAACGTCGACGACATGCAGCGTGCGGTTAGGGACTGCCTAACGACCCAGCGGGACACGAGAGCAGCCGTCGAACAGTTCTCGGTCGAACACACAATCGATCAACTCGAAGCAATTTATGGGGTCGACGACACCGACGAGCAACCGAGCCGCGTCGCGACCCCAGCGCCGTAAGCGCCTGCTTGGTCACCAGAACCCGCCACTCGGACCGGATGGTCCACTTGGACCGCTCGGCCCGCGCGTCGACTGCGGTCCTTCGTCGGCGATCTCGACACGCTCGCTCGGCTTGCGGGGATCGAGTTCTTCGCCGTCCTCGAATTTGACGAAACTGAGATAGAACGACTCGCCGCAGCCCTCGCTTTCCTCATCTTTTAACAGACCGTCCTCGCCGCAGGTGAAGGCGACGCCGTCGACGTCCTCGCGGTCCTCGAACGGTTCGTCGGGCGAGACGTAGGCCCAGCCCTCGAACGGGAACGGCGTCACCGCTTTGTCCGCGAGGTAGCCCTCGCGCTGGAGTTCGACGAGCGCCTCGCAGTGTGGACAGTAATATGTTACTCCGTACATACAATTAACATAAAGCCGTAATACAATAATGCTTGTCCTCAGCCTTGCGCATTCGATTGAATCTCCTAACTAAAAAGTCTCTGTAGCACAAGGTGGCGGTACCCGAATACACGATTATTTGAACAGGAGTGGTACAGTAATCCAAGGCCATATAGACAAAATCTCCATATCAGACCCTGTGTCCAGATAAAATATATGTAAATCTCCGGATAAATTCATTAGGTTGTAACATAAATATAGATGTATGGTATCACAGCCAAGAACTGCACTGAACAAGGTTCGGATTGATGAGAGGCAGATGTCCACTGAGCAACTTCGGAAACTGTTCTATCGTATCAATATAGGTGATGTGCTAGGATTCACCACAGACCACTATTGTCTCTACGCAGGCTACGAAGTATTCACACAAAAACGGTCGCCTGAGAGCCAATTCCCTCGCCACATCATTGCAGAGAACTCCGGTGGAGCGACATACCGATTCACGGATACAGGAGAGCGAATCAAGATATATCATATCAGCCCTACGGATGGGCAGCCTGTCTCAACAGGGGAGGTACAGCATGTCGAAATTCTTGAGTATGCGGACCATCCGCTACATTAAGCGTCGTCATCTTTATCTGCGGTCTCGGAGTCGCCAGTCGTCGGGGTTGTATTCAAGCAGACCTAGCCTATCAGGTATACCTTTCCCCGCAACGTAGCGGAGGTCTACTCTATAGACATAGCCCAGTGCACTAACGGCCTTAGGGGCTGCGTCTACCCCTTATTGTGAGTTTTAATTTGGTCTTGGAATCGGGAAGTGGTGGCTTCTTCAATTCTCACTTCGTCTGTTTCTTTCGAACAGCGAACCTATGCGCGTCCCCGAATGAGGTCAACTAATAGTTGGGCTCGTTCGGTATCTTTGATTCTGCGAACGGTCTCACTGGGCGAATACTTCTCTTTGTAATCCAGAATACCATTTCCATGCTGTCTTGACACAGCATCTTCCAAGTCAAGAACCGCTTCCCATCGGACTGGGAGGTGCCACTCAGGGACCCTTGGGTCAATTTTTTCATCTTCGTTTTGGATTTCTTGACCATTGAATGGGCCGACTACACGACCGGTTGCGCAGTACCCTTTTCGGTTGACGTATGCGATGAGTTGGTCACCAATCGACGGCTCCTCTAACTGACTTCCCCATTGGTCATAATCCCCATACGCTGCAGCAACACCTTGGTAAAGTGCTTCTGTTCCGTCCTCTCCTTCCGGGAAATGCTGCTTATTTGTGTTCCAAATATAACACTGAGATTTATCTAATTTGTGTCTCAGCGCCTTATTACAGACTTGAGATATGTTTATTCCCTCTTCTTTTGCTTGCTCGTGTATATTGTCGTCAAGGTTGATTGTTGTTCTCATCTACTATATTCGATGGTCTACAATAAATTAAAACTTATGCATAGCAGAAGCATTAGTGCATAATTATGGCCCAAGTGTGTTCACCTATTGATTTCCCTATTATCAGAATAACAATCTTAAATTGGTGAAATTAATCAAAACTTATCGTAGGGGTAGATAGAATTTGTATCACGATTGTGTAAGGCGTTTGGCTGAGTGTATACTCCACTCATCGTGATTCTGTTCAGCATAGGCACCCATCTTTTCAAAATACGGAGAGGTGTAGAGATACCTCGGAGAAGCTGACTCATCTCGCTTGGTCTTCACGCAACTGACGAGGCCAATTTCAGTCATCATGGAATCCGTTGAGTTGGCGATGTTCTGCAAGGAACATTGGATGAGGTTTCACAGCATCTTCGTTAGGAAGTCGCATCTTATTCTCTCCCAGTTCTTTAAATTCATCATAGCCGTTTCGTTCTGGTTCCTCTTTCACTAATATCTTGTACTCATCCGAGATTGAAAGCCATCCTGTGTCGAAGGCCCAATGATGAAGTTTGCAAAGTGATATTCCGTTTCTAACATCATCGCTTCCGCCTTCCTTTTTTGGGTAGATATGAGCGGCCTCTGTCTCGGGATTTCCTTTAGGGGTTTCTCTCTGACTTCCACAGAAGACGCACTGGGAATCGTAGGCCTCTCTCACCAATCGTGCGAAGGCAGAATCTCTCGCCCTCCGCCGACTCACCGTATATAATTCCTCGTCCTCTGTGAGTTGTGGCGGGGAATCAACTACCTTCTCCAAAGCCGACTTCTCTTCCTCTATCTCGTCCTCAGTCGGTTCTCGTTCGACATTGAAGATAGCAGCTTGGAGTGAACCATGCTCCTGCCTCAAGCGGGCTAACCTCTCATTGGCGACTCGGGTGAATCCTTGGACGACTTCCCTCCCCTCGTAGCCTAACCAGTCCCACACTTGTTCGACGGAAGGAACGTCAGTGGTGACTTCATCGAGGATGTAGATATGGCGACTCTCTGGCTGACTCCAAATGAGAGCGCCTACGTCGGAGTTGTCGAAGGTGCGTTGCACGCGAGCACCCAATATGAAATCTCCGCCGTGGTAGAAGAGAATGTAGTCACCAGCCTCCATCTTCTCGATAGCGGCCTGCTTCTTTGCGGAGTCTGTCTCAGTCGTCCCCCAAATCCGTAGTTCTTCATAGCCTACCAACTGTGGAGGTACTTCCTCATATCCGCTTAGGTTGTGAGGATTTTCGACGGAATTTCTAAATCGCATTCGCCACTCTTGGCTGACAGGAATCAGGTAGAGGCCATTTGAAGAAAAGTCCTCTCTATACTCCATTATATAAGCTAAAATGTTTCTCTCATCCTGCTCTCTAAACTCGTAGTCAATCACATCGACGAGGCCTTGATATTCCCATCCGTCATCTCTCGCTCTCTTATAAAAGAAGTAAATAGGAATGTCGGTACTGATGGCGTCGATGAGGGTGGAGTTGCCAGGAGACTTCTTATTTTGGTCACCACTCAACCCTTCCCCGATGTACTCGAATCGCCCTTGCGTTACCGAATCGCTGTACGGCCCATTTTCGTTTGCAAAGAGGAGGATATAGCGCCTATCCTGTTCGTCGCGTCTTGGATTGATTCCGGAGATTCGATAGCCGAAACCAGTGTTGAACGCAGATTCAATTTCCTCCTGAGTGTAATTGTGGCTGATTTCTATGCCTTCAGGTGGTTCCTTCATCCTTGTTTGAGACTAATACTTTCTCGATTTATAATAGCTCTCCCATCGACGTCAGAATCTTCTCACTGTGGGCATATATTGTATATTACTAATGTCGGATGTTAATCGTTCAATAAACAAAATTGACTGCAATCTGGAGATGCACCTTATCGGATTGGGTTCGCTATTCAGACCCTACATAACGTAAACCCGACTACCTAAACAGGCTACTTGTCCCAGTTCTGCCCCCTGTAACTGTGGTGAGGAAGCCGTGGGCTCGTGAGGAAATTTCCGACAGGGCTGGGATATCCCCCTCTTCGGCTATATCGCTAAGGTCAATATTCTTCCGTAGTTCCGTCTCACCCTTTGTAAGGGAGATGGTTTCGTCGGAATTATTCTTCTCGATAGTGACCTTGACGTTGTTGTACGAGACGCCGTCTATCGTCTCGAATGCAGTCTCCGACTCGTTGTGCCAAGCTTCTAGTTCGTCAACGATGAGGTTCATATCGTCACCGCCCTCTGGCCGGAATTCGATTGCCTGCTTCATCTCTTCTTGGTCGAAGACTGAGTCAAAGTCAGAATGAAGCTGGTCTGGAGACCCGTCCTTCTCTAGTCGAAGCCGAGAAGTTCGGTCGGCTTCACGCATCTTGGGAAAGATGTCCTCAGTTTTGACGGGGTCCATCTTGACATTGATATCGTTAGAATAGTTGTCCCAGACCCACTTACGAAGCGTAACATGGAACGGCTCTTTTATACCGTATCGGCGGGACCGCTCAAGAAGAAGGTATCTTGTCGTAGTGCTTTCTGGTGGGATATACAACAAGAAGTAGAGGGGTTTCTCTTCAGCGTCATCGAAATCGCGCTCACCTTCTCTTCGCTCACCGCTCTGCCTATTGGTGAGATTTCGCTTGACACCATAATTGCCAAGAAAGAGATTCCCTTCGACAATCAGCTCAGACGATTTCCACTCTGAGCTTACTGCTAACGTTTTGTTTGACATCCGCTCAAATGTTTCACCCAAGTCCTCAAGGTCCGATTCATACTGCCGACAGAACTCACAGAACAGTTCAATGAATGAGTTGACGTTTGTGACTTGGTCCTGATTGTTCAAGTCACTGAGACGGCTCTGGTAGGTCGTATCGTACTGCTGGAAATCTCGCAAATCCCAGAGGTCGTCTTCGCTGGTTTTTCTAGGTGGATGTACCTGTACAGTGTACGGAATGAGTTTCGTGGCAGCCATGGTATTCTGTCTCCGATGTGTTTCGTTGGGAGACAAGTGATGTTACGCAGACATTCATATAAAACATAACGGTGGCGAGGTGAAAGTGAAATAAAGACCGAGAAACAACCGCAAAGAAGAGCTACGCCCTATTCTGTAGCTTTTGGGCATTCGAGAGAGAGTATATCTAAGTTCCGGGAGGTGTCCCAGGAACGAAGTCTTGCACGCGTCCCTCCTCTAAACTCCGACTGAAGAAAGAGTTCATCTTCTCTCGTAGAGTCTCTTTCCGAGAATCAACCCGAAGGCCGTACGCTTTCGTTTCACCGACTTTGAGGTCTCGCCAACTCTCTGGCTTTGGCTCGTTAAGTGGTACGAGGAGACTCCCAGTAGAATCAACTTCGCCTTCGATTAACAGCTCACCCCGAATGATACCGGCGTCTTCCTCAATGAGTTCCATTTCGAGGACGACAATCGAGTCTTTGAATCCCTCATCGTCCTCCCGTTCATTAAGCATCAGTTCTTTCGCTCGTTCCTTATCCATTGTCAGATGTTGCAGTGAATCGTGGATAAGTCCTTGTTGTTCGGGTTATAGTGGGGACGATTCTCTATCTTTGATGGAACTGTCCTATGTATGAAGATTGATAGCCTGATAACGTGACCTCGCAAGTAGTCAATGGTCCATAGTGCCAAGGAATTCATGCGGGAGGCCGTCCCGGTTGCAAAGCTACTGCGCTCAATTAACGATAGCTTCTATGGTGCGTATGAATTTGATAAACATGACTATGCAGAAGGCGGAATCGCGGCAGATGATGGTGAGGGGGCTCCTCGTGAAAAATGGGGTTTAGACCTTTCAAAAAAGAGTACACCACGTGGTACGTGGGGGGATAGTTTGATTGATGTTCAGAACCATGTATTGTATCATGTCGTTTCAAACGCTATTCGACACGAACAAGAATTAGACAACTTTTTTGAAGACGTCCGGCCCGTCTCTCAAATCCAACAAGTTCGAGATAACCTTTCTAATGCATGGCGTGACGAGTTTGCACTGAACGACCCCATCAGTGGTTCTGCGGCGGACCGAATGCGAACGACAGAATGGCGGATTTCGATGGCGTATTATGCGATTTTCAAATCTCATAGCGCTTTAATGCGAACACAGTTTGACGAAATAACAGATGGGTCTCCCCATTCTGGAATGTGGATGAAGCATCGTTCGGAATTCATGGAAGTGTTGGGAAACAAACTGTACGTATTTCCGTTTATGTTCTTTCCACGAGATTGTGGCCCTCATTCAAGTAAATGGTTTGATTGGACTGTCCCATATCCTATCCAAGATGAGTTCTACGAAGACCAGCAGGACACACTTCAGAGTATTGCTAAGAACTCATTGTCTACAATACACCCCCAAGCCTCAGAAATCACTTGGGAAGATAATCAACATATCATTACTTTCTACGACCTACTGCTGGTGCTTCGTCATTGGGCAAATTATCAGAATGGAGGTATATTTAGCCGACTCTATGGTGAAGGATATATCAAATCAATTGACGAAGCTCTTCGACTTATCACATTTACTGGAATGACAATTGCTGAAGTCGGAATCATAATGGCACGGGGATTAGATGTGGTTGAGTTTGAGTATAATTGGTACCGTCAAAGCTGTGAGGAAGGTGTCTCTGATGCTCTTCACCTTATCGAACGAAGAATGAGTGTATATCAACAGGCGTTTGATTCATAGTCAACATCATTATACAGACTCATACTCTGTCTCCATTCATCAAATGTCATCAGACAACCGAAATGCAAGCGAAAAAGCGATTGAGGATGTACTGGCCAAATATCCCAATATAACTGAATCTGTGCTCAACTATCAGCCAGATTCGCTCACCTTCCTAGCTCGCCAGCAATCGGTCAAGGTTGGTCGGACAGACCTCTTGTTCCTGTCTGGAGACGAATTGCTTCTTATTGAATTGAAAGCTGAGTCCGCTACCCAGGCTCACGTAGAGCAGCTTGAGGAGTACCGCGACCATTACGAGCAGGTCGTAATCGGCGAGAAGTATCCTTCAGCATCAAATTTAGTACCGATTCTACTGGCACCTGAAATATCTGACCGTATTCGCTCTGCGTGTAGCAACCGAGGCCTGAGAGCTGTAGATTTTGATATTGGCGATGTTCTACAACAGTTTGAGAATCAGCTCTTCACTGGCCACGCGATGTTTGAGAACAAGCCGGTGAGTACCGGAGTAGCGTCACTTCATCTGATTAGTGGCCTCATTGGATTCCTTGGTGAATCTGATGTACCGAAAACTAAGAACGACTGTGTAAACAATCTCGAACGAATCGCAAAGAGGCCTAGTTGGAATCATCCAGACGCCCGGATGGGACAATTCATTCGGTTAGGTATTCGCCTTAATCTTATTCAACAGATAGGAAAGCCACCTCTTACACAAGTGAGCCAGCTCAGAGTATCTCACGATGACAAACTGCTCCTAACCGAGCGAGGACAAACCTATTACCAAGAGATGCTAGACGGGCCAGAACGGGTTCCCCCACTCAGCGTCTCACAGGCAGATGTTATCACTGAGTTGCTCTACGAACGGCCCTTTTATTCAGATGTCACTACTGGTATGGTCGTCTTCCTTGATACTGTCTATGACCTTTCGCGCTCGTCAGACCGAGTGAGTTCAGACGCTCTCGAAGAGTGGTATCCAAAAAAATCTGGTCGGAGCTGGAGTGGGGAATCTCCAAGTTCGTTGGTTGATTGGTATGGGAACTACTTGGACGAGATTGGCCTAATTAGCAAGGTCAGTCTAACTGGAGGAAATGGATATTATCACCATCTCACGCCGGAGGGTGCTAGGATGCTCTCATATTTGCAGGTAGACATTGGTAAAGAAATGATTCGAGCACAACAATAATCATTTTGAAACTGATAAATCATACAACTTGCGTCGTTCATTGTCTTCCAGAATCCGCTTAATAGTGGTTCTTGAAGTGTTCAACATGTGTGCTCCTTTCGATTGACTCAACTCACCACTATCAATCAAATCGAGAACCCCACAGATACGGTCAAAATCATCGGTCGGATACAGGTCTCCACTATTTTTTGAGAATCCTAACGGAGACCGTCACCATTTGTACCCATTGGCCCTCATCTGCCTGATAGACTCCTTGGTTCGTTGCTGAGTTATTTTGGCTTCGAGCTCAGCAAATACTCCGAGCATCTGCAACATAGCTCTTTGATAAGGGTAGTTGGTTCGTGGGTCGTACTTAATAGATTCTCTGATGAAGTACAATGCAGTTTCATTCTCTTCGTATACATGGACGAAATCGCTAAAGTCTCGAATCGAACGAGCGACACGAGATACAGAGGTCGTGATTACTGAGTGTATATTTTCTTTTTTAATATCATCTCGTAATCTGTTATACTCTTCCCCGTCCAACGGTGCTTGTCCCCGTATATATGTCAGCATACTCTCGTTGGTCATGCTCAGGAAATTCGCTTTCTATGAATTCGATTACTTCTGAACGGTGATTCTCTGG
This sequence is a window from Halohasta litchfieldiae. Protein-coding genes within it:
- a CDS encoding lysylphosphatidylglycerol synthase transmembrane domain-containing protein, which translates into the protein MIDRSLRDGLTRREWLWYGVTGLLFVILLYFADLGEFLVSLRDADLSLFLVALGVGFSSLLVWAWVWHRFFDKLGIPATVSQTIRMFLTGHFLNSITPLGQFGGEPIMAYIISESTGTDYERALTSVVSSDIINAAPFFTFTLGGILYLSVITTLSEFLFRIGVIAAVILTVGGIGAYLLWSDTKTLGGTVIGVVDWIERRIGRGERLFESIRESILEVETIFHEAGNDRIFLLETVLISHLAIVAQIISLYFVFLSMGIEPRFVPIYFIVTLSTIATLSPTPGGSGTYEAAFSGLMTIFYSVRLATALTAAVLFRLTTYWPGLVVGYIAMLTLNSAETDETVDEDGENIESDDHTLHDNETTANRE
- a CDS encoding sulfatase, with translation MDAVSGRKNVVFLVLDSLRTDRVSAYNEDVDFTEHIQAVADRSVVFENATTQAPWTLPSHASMFTGLYPWDHGTTHARSYATGDHETFISALSDAGYTTSAITPNVWITPHKGMTDGFDTVENFLAADNSLSRRIAKLSTKLYDKLGTLPKRILGRQIDRTFQLFGIDDSCKSEETVGAVEQYLAERNPEENFFCYVNLMEPHEPYHPPQEYVDKHGVTDESAVPHRQKDMFTKDDIDFGELEKMYDASVDYTDDLVGRITDALDTNDLSEDTVVVLLSDHGQALGEDGVFGHQFTVAESVIHPVLMVAHPDIEPGREPRPIELRALHDLIPYYAGIESTRPEVFQETVRGGYEFPENFTGYIPSAEWDDYYRQQRYVTRDGTKVVKSTGEDGNSRYEATDLDTGETVPVPADLKQAVDEIGEVDVGDGSESGPDADEAVEERLEALGYR
- a CDS encoding glycosyltransferase, which encodes MKIGFFTDSYFPGIDGVTYTIKAWRQRLEARGHEVYVIYPDSSYSPSQHEIPVRSLPNPFYSQYRLPIYTPLSKLPELDIVHCHGPATTGLLGRRYAKKHDVKSVYTHHTPIEDYLIGALKFESLSQLVGDLYVAYENRFLQSFDCVTASTSRIRRNVDHRQLPVGIEMDVFEPQAGTMFDGERPVIGYTGRMNEKKNIDEILRLAEACPEYRFVLGGEGPAKAKLERMAPDNVEFREFLPRDRLPNYYSSIDVFITASTCDTLGLSTLEANACGTPVVAADVPPFETTIGEQNGARFEYGNVDDMQRAVRDCLTTQRDTRAAVEQFSVEHTIDQLEAIYGVDDTDEQPSRVATPAP
- a CDS encoding type II toxin-antitoxin system CcdA family antitoxin, giving the protein MRTTINLDDNIHEQAKEEGINISQVCNKALRHKLDKSQCYIWNTNKQHFPEGEDGTEALYQGVAAAYGDYDQWGSQLEEPSIGDQLIAYVNRKGYCATGRVVGPFNGQEIQNEDEKIDPRVPEWHLPVRWEAVLDLEDAVSRQHGNGILDYKEKYSPSETVRRIKDTERAQLLVDLIRGRA
- a CDS encoding DUF6884 domain-containing protein; translated protein: MMTEIGLVSCVKTKRDESASPRYLYTSPYFEKMGAYAEQNHDEWSIHSAKRLTQS
- a CDS encoding HNH endonuclease yields the protein MKEPPEGIEISHNYTQEEIESAFNTGFGYRISGINPRRDEQDRRYILLFANENGPYSDSVTQGRFEYIGEGLSGDQNKKSPGNSTLIDAISTDIPIYFFYKRARDDGWEYQGLVDVIDYEFREQDERNILAYIMEYREDFSSNGLYLIPVSQEWRMRFRNSVENPHNLSGYEEVPPQLVGYEELRIWGTTETDSAKKQAAIEKMEAGDYILFYHGGDFILGARVQRTFDNSDVGALIWSQPESRHIYILDEVTTDVPSVEQVWDWLGYEGREVVQGFTRVANERLARLRQEHGSLQAAIFNVEREPTEDEIEEEKSALEKVVDSPPQLTEDEELYTVSRRRARDSAFARLVREAYDSQCVFCGSQRETPKGNPETEAAHIYPKKEGGSDDVRNGISLCKLHHWAFDTGWLSISDEYKILVKEEPERNGYDEFKELGENKMRLPNEDAVKPHPMFLAEHRQLNGFHDD
- a CDS encoding recombinase family protein, encoding MTNESMLTYIRGQAPLDGEEYNRLRDDIKKENIHSVITTSVSRVARSIRDFSDFVHVYEENETALYFIRESIKYDPRTNYPYQRAMLQMLGVFAELEAKITQQRTKESIRQMRANGYKW